In Corylus avellana chromosome ca8, CavTom2PMs-1.0, the genomic stretch GTTCGATCTGATCAATAGAGGCTGGCGGTGGTTGGTGAAGGCTGATGGTGGCTAAATGGCTGTGTGGGAAGTTAATCCTATACTTTgcaaacatgtaattttttttcaattttctgaaATTGATGCTAAGTAGTTTACACAAAAGTTGACTTTTGGCATGACTTTTGTGCCACAACCACATAACAGCTACTCTCTTACACATTATCAAAAGCAACATGCTGGTTGGCAATCGTAACATAGATCAGGCCTGTCAATCTAGCATATAGTATGCGATTTTGGGCTTATCAGGAAAGATGTAGGCCCAAGCAATCTGAGCCATGTTAAGCCCTAGCTTGTGGTTGCAGGCGACCTATATGAAAGCAAGCATAATTTGTTTgccttttttattcttattttgtgGCCCAACTTATTTGTGTGGACTTTAAGAAGGTCTACGACAcacaaatggtttttttttttttttttttttttttaattaagaaagtttacatattttctttaaattattatttaattaataatgtcattttcaaacttttaattatcaCAATGTCtctcttaaactaccaaaaaattaataatgtctCTCTTTTTGCAAGCCTTAGGGGGAagcattatcaatttttttatagtttaaagaagacattgtcaatttaatatattaaatgtATTTAGAGTATGTAATTCTCACATATATTTAGAAatacatgttaatttaataaattaagccTTCAACCTAGTTTTATCTTAGATTAAATCATTCTCTTTGACCGCCATAAAAGAGTtcgggaaagaaaaaaagaagagagaaaaaaaaaaaaaaaagctcagtAGGTCGTAAAAGAAGGCCAAGAGAGAGTACAATTaatcaaaaacaagaaaaataggTTACATGCACGTAATTGTAAATAGCAAATTGGAAGGAATGGCATGGTTGGTTGGAGATTTGGATCTGATCTGAAAAGGATATTGGGAGATTTTAGACCTTTTTCATCATTTGACCATTCTTTCAAGACACCgacctttcctttatttatgcAATGACCCTTTATCTCATGCACCAGCAACAAATATTTTACTCCCcctcctttatttttctttgcttcaaTGATGATATCCAAccaaaatctataaattaagaCATGTGACCATGCTGCTTCCTACTAATGTCAGCTGTCGACGAGGATACCATCAGCTAAAGACACCCCCCAATTATACAAGGCCGCCTACACATTTAAAACTAACTACAATAACATTTTCAGATTATAAAAACccattactatatatattagttAATGTGTGATCATAACAAATTGAATTACAATatattaagggtaattttgagTTCGTAATTTTAAACGTTTAGTAAAATTATGGTTTGATCTTTAAAACTGTGTACTTCATTGTCTATGATTTGagaagataaatttttttacacatactcccaaattaaatatttttcaagattttatttaaaaatacatttttagtcTACAAAATTATAGGGTCGTGACCAAAAAGACTCTAACAATGAGAGCTTTTATCAAATGGTCGGCcttgttaaattattatgaCGTCTATCCTCATTTTCCGTTGAATATTCCACGTATATGAAGAACGACGTGTGGGGATTGCCATTATAAGCGTGATTCTATCTTTCTTTCCCAAAAGCTATCAATGCCTTTGGTTAGGGAAGGTTGCAAAAGAAGCTTTATAACATTggacctttttctttctttcttttctaacttttttataCCATGTGCGACAACATACGATGGCCAAGGGGGAAAAGAAATCCAATTGCAATCAGCAATATTTCATTCTAAAACTAGTTTACGGCTAAAGTTTTGGTTGATGGTTAAACCATTAATCTTTACGATCGTGAATTCAATGTTTACGGCAGCCAACTTTATTGGCACTAACCCGTGTGAGGAATAGAGACCATTTTTCTTATCCCTTATAATCTActtacataaaatattttggtaTTATGCATGAGCATAACATAATACCAAAGCATTTTAATTTACTTTATAAATTTTCTCCTTCCGTGGTATGGTGTTTGCTCAAATATCAATTCTTAAGGAGCTTGTTAAGACACAATGCCACCCCATGCGACCGCTTTAAAAATAGATTTGTGGGACGCGATATCGAGGTCCATAAAAAACTTTAGTTTGTTTTCCTTAACACCAATTGATTTTACGTGGAATGACAACTCACTGTTAGACAAATAGTATCAAAGTCAAAAAGTCATTGGATCGAGTCGCAAGAGTGTCATCGTGGAGGAGAGCTTGTTGAGACACAATGTCATTCTCTGCTACCAATCTAAAAACAagaattgagttttttttttaaaaaaatcttaaggcCGTTGAATAGTGATTTGGTTAATTAAACCGTAATTCCTTAGGATCGTGACATATGATGAAGCCTCCCTAACTTTATAGACCTCATACGCTCCATGAGTTTTAAGTTATGGGCTTGAAGTTGAAGCAAACCACAAGCTTTCGGTGGTTAAGACCTCGCTGTCTCCACTCtccaatcaaaaaataaataatatcccCCAGACGTCATCGATCAATTTCTTGCAACAAACCAAACATGATGGATTAGACTCAACAAACCAAACATGCATTATCAGTCACCTTTAGTATTTAAGTGCGAAATAATTAACAGGGGCCCCAAGATGTTACAATGTCTTCAATTTTGTCCTCAAATATCGTACACAAAGCTGCAGCCACCAGACcaatatatacaccattaatTACATTTATACCCTCACAAATTCAACCTGAACTAATGCATCCCGTCTTTTAATGTTTATCAAATCATTATTATCTTAAATATTTAAGCatcttattaatattttaacactcatCCTTAATAAATGAGGTTCAACACGTAAAATagttaattgaaataaaatgtaaattataaaaCAGGATTTATACTCAAGATCTTTGAGTtgatttctaaaatattttgtaaataaaaaatgattaatctattcaattaatcaatattttaattaaatagttttaAACATATGAGTACtatcacatcaatttaatatattacatagcatttaaaaaaaaaaaaaaaattgagttgagAGAGGACCaatggaaaaaattttaaaaatacaggcACAAGTGCGATGCAGatgtatattatatatggaTGCATCCGTGGCATGCTAACAAAATCCATAAATATATGCATACCACTTGCATCGTGGCACAAATGGGGCCACCAATGATTCATTATAAAATCTAGTCATCCTACGTAGGAAAATGTCTAGAATTTCGCCAAGTGTAAGGATATAATTCGCTCTCCCACAAATATCTTAGTTTATTGTGTTGCGCTCCCACATTCCTTGCACGTGAGGTCACAGTGGAAAACAATGCATGAGAGAACTGGGGACCACCGTCCAGATGACGTGAATGGCTAGGATTTCTCGCGTGTCACCATCTGAACTGACAGACCTAGTCGAGGAACCCGAGGAGAAGATCGACGGTCACAGTCCCCTCAACGGCTAATTTCGTAAAACACGATCCAACGGTCGAAAGCGCTTCGGCGGTTGCCGCCCTACAGTAACCCAGGTCTTGGACTTAAGAGGGTAGCCGACCGCAACGGTTGTCGGTAAATTAGGAGGAACAGTaacatttaaattatttaattccataaaaatctaatatataccaaaatgaaataagaaaaagTCGTAATGATAATAAAGTAGCCGTTGGAGCTTTGTTTCTATAAAAAGGGCGTCTGTGTTGACACGAAGATCCATGAAAGTAGCGTATAGAAAGCAAATCTGAACCCTCTCATCTAGGGTCTCTCTAAGTTCCTTTTCTGGGTTAAATAACTTATACCCAACttcatatttttgatttttccttcTGTTAATTTCTTATAGTTAGATCTGTATAAGTTTCTTGTTTTGTGAGTAATTGTATGAGATCTTTCAAATTAACTTGTTGATTTATGTTTCAACTTTCTCAAGTAAATTAATCTGGTATATATAGctgttattttttgttgtttgttctaACAAGTTTCAGGCTATTGATCGGGTTATTATAGATCATCGCCTCTGTTTTCTTGTTGAAGATTTAAACAATCTGACTATGGATGCAGCTCTGGTACCATATTCGTCACTAGACCAATCAGTTTCTCCCTACAAGCAAATCAAAACCCCAAGGAAAAGCGCTCGCGCTTTCATTTCTAAGCCCTCTAAAAATCTCTCCCCGACAAACGTCCATGGCGGTCTCTTGCTGCACCACCACCCTCCTCCTCCGCTCTCAGCCTCAATATTCTTCAGCCACTCATTTCAAccacatcatcaacaacaacaacaacaaccacctcttcttcctctaccAACTCCCATAGCCCACCAGTACTCTCTTCCTTCTCGAACCCGAAAGCCGAACAACAAACGCAGGGAGCAGTCCCTGACTCCAAAGAAATCAAAGCCCACAAAGAGAGAGGATCCGAATAAGCAAGACTTGGCGCCGTCGACTAGGCGAGCTGTTTCCGAGTGTTTGATGGTGGCTTCCACTAAGCCGTTAGGGCCCGACCCGAATGATCTACCCAAGGATGTTTCTCGGGTATTCTCGTCAACGGCGGCGGGGGATAAGAGTTTCGGAAAGGTCCTCGCCATAGAAGAGTTGGAGATGTTTTCGGGTACAGTATTTAGTCTGGCTCCGCCTCCGAGTAGCTTGCCGCTGCCCAAGTTTTCTCTGAGGCCAAAGCTTTGTTGCAACGCTGAGGCTGCCGGAATCGATGCCGGAGCGACAGATAATCTCCGGCGTATGTTACGTCTCCGGTGAAGTTGTTGCCATTTTGGTTTGTCGTTTGGTCTTATGTGTAAATAAAAGCATCAGCCTGGGTGTTTTTTTTGCTGATTGTGCtgtaatatttctttttcttttttttggatgaatttgtGATCACCACCTGTGTTTTTGAATTGGGGTGCACACAAACATACGAGGACGATCGGGTCCTTGGGACTAGGAGAACACCTGACggtctattttgtttttcttttgtttttttagttgaaTAATATTATGTACTTTTCCTTTttgcatgaaataaaataagtatttttCTGATCATGGTGGTTTGTTGAAACGCATGGGCATTCTAGAGTTTTCAGCCGGGCTGAACAGAAAACATATACGAAAGAAAGGATCAGTTGACCTTAAATTTGAGCTTGGTTCCTAAAATGCCCTTCATCTCTCCAAAACCATAGCCACTGCTGCCATTAAAGGGGTTCATTTTCTGTAGTGGCTGCTACCTCAATAAAAATGGTGGCCTAAGGGCAAAaagttatattaattttaattattaatataaaaattaatgtaaatatcGTTCTTCTAGCTTTATGAGATGTAAAATTACTAATCAAATTTTTTAGGTTCATGTTTTTTGTAAATATATTATTCTCAATAGATGATAATATGACTAatctattttatctttttgtaagataaataattgtaattggtatatatatatatatatatttggatcgtgctttttagtttgaaattttttaagattttaaacatGTTACATCACTTTTTTgttaacattattttttgataaatttaagaTAAGATTTGATAAGAGTGTCAAAATTGGCGCTCATAAGACTACACACTACGGGCCGGTGACACAGAAACTTCTGGACAGCACGTTTTCCCTTCTAGATTGGGCAGTAGAAAAGTTGGTGACTACTTGTGGTTATGGTCTCTGTTGTATTTTCatttccctttatttatttatttatttttatgttgtttccCTGTATTGGTTTGTTTCTCCTCTTCTTATCCTTGTACTGTCTCAaactattcaaaaaataaaaaagttgataTCTAGTTCACAAAATAATTGATCGCTAAACCTCAcccctcttttttctcctcaaaaTATTATTACCTTTTTAATTGTGAAACCTGTTTAATTCAAGCTAATCAAACGGAATAGGAAGAACAATGATCAATAAACATATTTTCATACACAGCTAACAGTTAACAGATCATAGAGTAAACAGGACAGGGAGAGAAAGGGC encodes the following:
- the LOC132191058 gene encoding uncharacterized protein LOC132191058, with the protein product MDAALVPYSSLDQSVSPYKQIKTPRKSARAFISKPSKNLSPTNVHGGLLLHHHPPPPLSASIFFSHSFQPHHQQQQQQPPLLPLPTPIAHQYSLPSRTRKPNNKRREQSLTPKKSKPTKREDPNKQDLAPSTRRAVSECLMVASTKPLGPDPNDLPKDVSRVFSSTAAGDKSFGKVLAIEELEMFSGTVFSLAPPPSSLPLPKFSLRPKLCCNAEAAGIDAGATDNLRRMLRLR